A single region of the Nicotiana sylvestris chromosome 6, ASM39365v2, whole genome shotgun sequence genome encodes:
- the LOC104212590 gene encoding protein trichome birefringence-like 31, whose product MILIPLPLAFPMTTHPTQDRKILFLFPLALASLFLLGTVRFLLDNLKNNQFQFLWHNKFLRVPINVSEDEIIEENCNVFDGNWVWDNVTYPLYKEESCPYLVKQVTCQRNGRIDSFYQNWRWQPNGCNLPRFNALKMLEMLRDKRLMFVGDSIQRGMFDSMVCLVQSVIPDGDHSLQRIPPRKIFRIEEFNASIEYYWAPFIVESISDHATKHTVMKRLVKLDSVEKHQKLWEGVDFLVFESYVWWMHKPLINATYGSPDSVQEYNVTTAYRLALETWANWIDSSINPQKQKVFFVTMSPTHLWKWEWKGGSDGNCFNETHPIQGRPYWGTGSNLHIMSILKEVIQKLHVNVRLLNITQLSEYRKDGHTSVFGERRGKLLTKEQRSDPKNYADCIHWCLPGVPDTWNELLYAILLQDYRNH is encoded by the exons ATGATCTTGATTCCACTCCCACTAGCTTTCCCAATGACAACACATCCAACACAGGATCGTAAGATCCTATTCCTTTTTCCTCTTGCATTAGCCTCTCTCTTTCTTCTTGGAACTGTGAGATTTTTACTTGATAACTTGAAAAACAACCAATTCCAGTTTCTTTGGCATAATAAGTTTCTTAGAGTGCCTATTAATGTTTCTGAAGATGAGATAATTGAAGAAAATTGTAATGTATTTGATGGGAATTGGGTTTGGGACAATGTTACTTATCCACTATATAAAGAAGAAAGTTGTCCTTATTTGGTTAAACAAGTTACTTGTCAAAGAAATGGAAGGATTGATTCTTTTTATCAGAATTGGAGATGGCAACCTAATGGTTGCAACTTGCCCag ATTTAATGCATTGAAGATGTTGGAGATGCTGAGGGACAAAAGACTTATGTTTGTTGGAGACTCAATACAAAGAGGCATGTTTGATTCAATGGTATGCCTTGTTCAATCAGTGATTCCAGATGGTGATCATTCCCTTCAAAGAATCCCTCCAAGAAAGATTTTCAGAATTGAG GAATTTAACGCATCGATTGAGTATTACTGGGCTCCTTTTATAGTTGAATCCATTTCAGATCATGCAACCAAACATACTGTAATGAAGCGACTAGTTAAGCTTGACTCTGTAGAAAAGCATCAAAAACTTTGGGAAGGAGTTGATTTCTTGGTTTTTGAAAGCTATGTTTGGTGGATGCATAAACCTTTGATTAATGCAAC ATATGGATCTCCTGACAGTGTTCAAGAATATAACGTGACCACAGCATACAGATTGGCGTTAGAAACTTGGGCAAATTGGATAGACTCAAGCATTAATCCTCAAAAACAAAAGGTCTTCTTTGTCACCATGTCCCCAACACATTTGTG GAAGTGGGAATGGAAGGGTGGAAGTGATGGAAACTGCTTTAACGAGACACATCCAATCCAAGGACGACCATATTGGGGAACTGGTTCTAATCTTCATATCATGTCCATCTTGAAAGAAGTCATACAAAAGCTTCATGTTAATGTGCGTTTGCTTAATATTACACAATTGTCTGAGTACAGAAAAGATGGACATACTTCAGTGTTTGGTGAAAGAAGGGGAAAACTGTTGACTAAAGAACAAAGATCAGATCCAAAGAATTATGCTGATTGCATCCACTGGTGCTTACCTGGGGTACCTGATACCTGGAATGAGTTATTATATGCAATTTTGTTGCAAGATTACCGCAATCATTGA